The Streptomyces sp. NBC_00576 genome contains the following window.
ACCGGGCTTGGGACGGCCGATCGGCGGATGCCCGGCCATCGCCTCGGCGAGGTCGTCGGCGGTCAGTTCGGCCGTCGCCGCGTCGCTCGCCGCGTACAGGGCCTCGGCGGTGGCGTACGGGCGCTCGGCGAGCAGGTGCCGTCCCCAGGCTGTCGAGGCGCAGGCCTCGTGGAGGGCGGCGCGGGCCGCGGACTCCTCCAGGGCGTTGAACCGGACGAGGCCGCCAGGGGTCGTACTCGACGTCACGGCAAGCCTCCGTGGTCTTGTGCGTGCTGGGGTGCGTGGGGGGTGCGTGCTGGACGCACGCCGGGCTGGCTGCGCACAGCTAACGCCTTCCGGCGACAAGACGTCAACACTTTGTTGAAAATTCGGGGTTACGGCACCGTCACCCCGGCCCGCCACTCCGGGCCCAACGCCCCAGCCCCGTCAGGCTTGCTTCTCGCGGTTCAGGTAGTTGTAGACCGTGAAGCGGCTGACCCCGAGGGCGCTCGCCACGGTCTCGACCCCGTGCCGCACGGAGAAGGCGCCGCGCGCCTCGAGTATCCGTACGGTCTCCTGCTTGGCCTTGCGGTCCAGTTCGGCCAGTGGCTTGCCGTGCCCCCGCTCCAGGGCGGCCAGGATGTGATCGAGCGAGTCGGCGAGCTGGGGCAGGCGTACGGCGACCACGTCGGCGCCCTCCCAGGCGAGCACGACGTCGTCGGGGCCGGCCTGGCCGGGCGCGACCAACTCGCCGCCCATGGCATCGACCAGGGGTTTCACGGCCGCGACGAAGGCCGCACCGACGGAGCCGTCCCCGACGCCGGTCACCGACCGCCCTCCCCGTCGATCACGTTGACCTGGAGCGAGATCCGGGTCGCCCCGGCCTCCAGGGTCCTGCGCAGCAGCGCGTCCAGGGCGGTGAGCACGGCGTCGGCACGCCCCTCGGCGGTGTTGCCGAACGGGCCGACGTCCACCGCGTCCAGCTCGGCCGCCTCGATGACCTCACGGGCGACCAGCGCGTGTGCGGGCGCCTCGTCGAGATCGAAGGGCTCGGTCGTGAACTCCACTCGCAGTCGCACTGTGCACATTCTTCCGTCAGGTCGTGTCCCAGCCGCTCGGACACGACCCTAACGGACTCCCCTGCGACAATCAGAAGCGATGCGCACCCGCGCCGCAGAACATGCACCCCGCACCGCGAACTTGCCTACAACCGGAGGGAGTTCACCCTCAGGACCGGGTCCGGGGCGGTGTCCCGCGCACCGGTGCCGCGCCGTCGGCGCGCGAGGGACAGGGCCGGCACCGTCAGCGCGCCGAGCGTCGCGACACAGGCCGCCAGAGCGGGCAGCGGGTACACGGCTCCGCCGGCCTGCCGTACGTACGCGAGTACCGCCGAGTCGAGGTGCGCACCCAGCAGCTGGGCGGCGGCCAGCGCGCCCGGCACGACCACGGCCGCGGCGGCCGCGGCCGGCGAGCGGCTGAACCACAGCGCGGCACCGGCCAGCAGGCACAGCGTGGAGATGCCGAGCGAGGCGGCCAGCCCGTGCCTCGGCGTGTCGACCCAGTCCAGGGGGAAGTGGGCCGCGCCGCAGAGCAGGACGAGGACGGCGACGGCACGGCGAAGCCACAGGACGTCACCGCCACCCGGGTTCCTTGCGGCAACCACCTTCTCGCCCTGACGTGCGGCGCGCCCCGTCGCGAGGCCCTTGTCCTGGGCCTCGGCGTGTGCGGCGCGCGGGGCCGCGTGCAGGAGCGCGACGAGGCGGCCGACTTCGGCCGCCGGCCGCTGCTCGGCGGCTGTCCGGATCGCCTCGTCCATCCGGTCCACACCGTGTCCCGGCGGACCCAGCAGTTCCACGAGGCGCGAGACGTCCTCCACGGAGCGCGCCACCGCCGCCACCCGCAGGACCGACGCCGCGGTCGGCAGACCGTCGGGAGACTGCTCCAGAAGGGTGACCAACTCGACGACATCGTCCAGGGGTCTGACGACGACCACGGTGCGCACGAGCCCGTCGGCACGTATTCGGGTCACGGGACGGTGTTCGCCTGTTCCGGAGTTCTCCGGGCAGGCCGGGAACGGCTCGACGGCCATGTTCGCCTCACAACTTCAGTGCACTGGCACACGGGAAACGTGCACCCCCGCTCATATGCACGTTGATCCCTGTCTAACCGCCCCCTGCCCACCCCGCCACTTGGGAGAGCCCCCTTGACAAGCTCCGACACTCGACGGCAGGCTTCCATCAGGCAGAAAGTAGTTTCCACAATGCGGAATTAAAGGGAGGCGCCGACGGCCATGGGATTCCCAGAGCAGCGCTTCAACGTCAACCTGTCGATCCTCTTCACGGAACTCCCGCTCCTGGAGCGCCCGGCAGCCGCCCGAGCCGCCGGTTTCACCGCGGTCGAGCTGTGGTGGCCCTGGCTCGACTCCCCCACACCGCAGCAGTCCGAGCTGGACTCCCTGCGGGCCGCGATCGAGGACGCGGACGTCCGGCTCACCGGCCTGAACTTCTACGCCGGACAGCTGCCGGGCCCGGACCGGGGTGCCCTGTCGGTGCCCGGGGAGGAGTCCGAGCGGTTCCGCGCCAACATCGAGGTGGCCGCCGGTCTGGCCGAGTCGCTCGGCTGCGGTGCGCTCAATGCGCTGTACGGCAACCGGATCGAGGGCGTGGACCCGGCGGAGCAGGACGCGCTGGCGCTGGAGAACCTGGTCCTCGCGGCGCGCGCCGCGAACCGCATCGGCGCGATCCTCCTCGTCGAGGCGCTCAACAAGCCGGAGTCACCCCGGTATCCGCTGGTGAGCGCCCCGGCCGCCGTGGAGGTCGTCGACAAGGTCAACGCTGCGACCGGTCTCGACAACGCCCGCTTCCTGATGGACCTCTACCACCTGTCCATGAACGGTGAGGACCTCCCGTCGGTGATCGACCGGTTCGCCGCGAAGACGGGCCATGTCCAGATCGCCGACAACCCCGGCCGCGGCGCCCCCGGCACCGGCACGCTCCCCCTCGCGGACCACCTCGACCAGCTGCGTAAGGCCGGTTACGGGGGCTGGGTGGGCCTGGAGTACAAGCCGGGCGACCGGCCGAGCGCCGAGGCGTTCGACTGGCTGCCGCGCGAAGCGCGCCGAACCCCCTGACATCGCAGAGCAGCAGCACAGCGGCAACAGCAGCAGAGAGGCGTCCCATCATGAGCAGTCTCCCCAAGGTCGCCTGGATCGGCCTCGGCATCATGGGTTCCCCCATGTCCGAGAACCTGATCAAGGCGGGTTACGACGTCACCGGTTTCACCCTGGAACAGGACAAACTCGACCGCCTCGTCACCGCCGGCGGCACGGCTGCGGGCTCGATCGCCGAGGCCGCGCACGACGCCGACGTCGTGATCACGATGGTGCCCGCGTCACCACAGGTCGAGGCGATCGCGTACGGCCCCGAGGGCATCCTGGCGAACGTGCGGCCCGGGACCCTGCTCGTCGACATGTCGTCGATCACCCCGCGGACGTCGGTGGACCTGGCGAAGGCGGCGGCGGAGAAGGGTGTCCGGGTGCTCGACGCACCCGTGTCCGGCGGTGAGGCAGGGGCGGTCGAGGCCGTGCTGTCCATCATGGTCGGCGGCGAACAAGCCGACTTCGACACGGCGAAGCCACTCTTCGAGGCGCTCGGCAGGACCATCGTGCTGTGCGGTCCGCACGGCTCGGGCCAGACGGTGAAGGCCGCGAACCAGTTGATCGTCGCCGTGAACATCCAGGCGTGCGCCGAGGCCGTGGTCTTCCTCGAGAAGTCCGGCGTGGACCTGAAGGCGGCGCTGGAGGTGCTGGGCGGCGGGCTGGCCGGCTCGACGGTACTGGCGCGCAAGAAGGACAACTTCATCAACCGCGACTTCGCCCCGGGTTTCCGTATCGACCTCCACCACAAGGACATGGGCATCGTGACGGACGCGGCCCGCACGGTCGGCGCCGCGCTGCCGGTCGGCGCGGTGGTCGCCCAACTCGTCGCGTCCCTGCGTACACAGGGCGACGGGGGCCTGGACCACTCGGCGCTGCTGCGGGGCGTGGAACGTCTGTCGGGCGCCGAGGTCTGACGCCCCGCTCCCCGTTCCTTTGATCTTCCGGGTGGCGCCACCGCTGACAACTGTCCTGTCGCGCCCAGGCGTTGGCGTCGCCCGGAAACCTCAAATCTAGCTCTGAACCCGGCCCCGGGGGCTTCAACCACCCCCGGGGTAGGGCACATTGTGGTCAGCACGGGGGAACAGTACGGGGGAACAAGGGAAACAACGCACGGGGGATCAACGGGGGAAACAAAGAGGGGGTGCCCATGGGCACCCCCTTCTTCCATGTCCTCGGCGTCAGATCTTCAGTGCCCTGATCGACGTCGGCGCATGACCCGGCTCGGTCGCGATGTCCTCGAACTCCACCACGTTGCTTATGTCGTTGGTCGTCGACATGGAGATGTTCGTGACGCGTTCCAGGATCGCTTCGACGACCACCGGGACCCGGTGCTGCGCCGCGAGCTTCTTGGCCTGCTCGAAGGCGGTGCCCAGTTCGGCCGGGTCCGTCACGCGGATCGCCTTGCAGCCGAGACCCTCGGCGACCTTGACGTGGTCGACGCCGTAGGCGCCAAGCTCGGGCGAGCCCAGGTTCTCGAACTCCAGGTTCACCTGGAAGTCGATGTCGAAGGCCCGCTGGGCCTGCCGGATCAGGCCGAGGTAGGAGTTGTTCACCAGGACGTGGACGTACGGGATGCGGTGCTGGGCGCCGACCGCCAACTCCTCGATCATGAACTGGAAGTCGTAGTCTCCGGAGAGGGCCACCACGGACGCCTCCGGGTCGGCGACGGCAACGCCCAGTGCGGCCGGGATCGTCCAGCCGAGGGGGCCCGCCTGGCCGCAGTTGATCCAGTGACGGGGCCGTTGGACGTGCAGCAGCTGGGCGCCGGCGATCTGGGAGAGGCCGATCGTCGTCACGTACCGCGTCTCGGGGCCGAAGGCCCTGTTCATCTCCTCGTACACGCGCTGCGGTTTGATCGGGATGTCGTCGAAGTGCGTACGGCGCTGGAGGCGGGCCCTGCGCTCCTGGGTCGCCGCCGCCCACTCGGAGCGGTCCGGGAGGCCGCCGGTGTCCCTCAACTCCCTTGCCACCGCGACGAAGAGCTCCAGCGCGGCCTTGGCGTCGGAGGCGATGCCGTAGTCGGGGGCGAAGATACGGCCGATCTGGGTGGGCTCGATGTCGACGTGGACGAAGGTGCGGCCGGCCGTGTAGACGTCGAGCCGGCCGGTGTGACGGTTGGCCCAGCGGTTGCCGATGCCGAGGACGAAGTCGGACTCCAGGAACGTGGCGTTGCCGTAGCGGTGCGAGGTCTGGAGGCCGACCATGCCGGCGTTCAGGTCGTGGTCGTCCGGTAGCGCACCCCAGCCCATGAGGGTGGGGACAACCGGGACGCCCGTCAACTCGGCGAACTCGACGAGGAGTTCGGCCGCGTCAGCGTTGATGATGCCGCCGCCCGCCACGATCAGCGGCCGGTGCGACGCATTCAGTAGTGTGAGCGCCTTCTCGATCTGGGCGCGGGTCGCGGCCGGCTTGTAGACGGGCAGCGGCGCGTAGGTCTCCGGGTCGAACTCGATCTCCGTCTGCTGGACGTCGACCGGCAGATCGACCAGCACCGGCCCGGGACGGCCCGACCGCATCAGGTGGAAGGCCTGCTGGAGGACGCCGGGGACCTGGGCCGCCTCCAGCACGGTGGTGGCCATCTTCGTGACCGGCCGGGCGATGGAGGCGATGTCGACGGCCTGGAAGTCCTCCTTGTGGATCACCGCGGTGGGTGCCTGGCCGGTGATGCAGAGGATCGGGATCGAGTCGCCGGTCGCGGAGTACAGCCCCGTGATCATGTCGGTGCCGGCCGGACCCGAAGTGCCCACGCACACACCGATGTTGCCGGGGTGGGTGCGGGTGTAGCCCTCGGCCATGTGCGAGGCGCCCTCGACATGGCGGGCGAGGGTGTGACTGATCCCGCCGGAGGCCTTGAGCGCCGCGTAGAAGGGGTTGATCGCCGCGCCGGGAACGCCGAACGCGTGCGTGACACCCTCCCGCTTGAGGATCTCGACTGCCGCGCGGGCAGCGGTCATACGAGCCATTGAGCAACTCCTCGGATTCGTACTCCCGTCGCGCCCCGCGGAGAGAGAAAGCTTCCGTGACGTTATCAGCATGTTCCATATATTTCCGCATTGCGGAATTTGTTTTCTGCTATCTGGAAACAATGTAAGTGTGACCTCGAAGGCCGTCAAGAGACGGACAAGCGGGGGTTCCGTGGAGCACGATGGGGCTCTGACCCCGACGTCACTTAGTGGAGTGGGCCATGGCCGAGAGCATGCCGGTGCGGTGCCCGGCCTGCCTGCGCGAGCATCTGTACGCGGCGCCGTCCTATCCGTGCGCGTGCGGTGCGCCGGTCAGCCCTTCACTCGACGAAGGAGCGACCGCGACGGCCGTCACCCACCATGTCTGGGACGAGCAGTGGATCACCGTGCGCTGCACGGCCTGCTCCCGACAGGACCAGTGGCCACACCCCGAACTGGGCTGTCCCTGCGGCACGGTCCTGCGCATCCCCGTGACCCGGCCGGCCCCGGACAGCCACTCGGCAGCCACCCAGGCGGCAGACCCGCAGGGGACGGACACCCCGCCCCCGCCCGGCACCGCGAAGCTCCCCGGCGCCCTCCGCGTCCCGCGCTCCACCGCCCGCCCCCGCCGCGCCTTCCAGCCCGTCACCATCCGCACCGCACGCGACGCCGTCACCGCCGCCGCCCTCTATCTGCGCTGGCTCGGCTACCAGGACATCCGCCGCGCGGACCAGCGACCCCCGTCCGGCGTCGGACTCGCCGCCCGCGGAGTCCTGGCGCAGGTCGACCCGACGGTGAGCCCGGCATCACTGCGGGACATCGAGTGCCTGTGGCTGACGGCCATGACGGAGTCCTCGGACTGCGTCTACTTCTCCCTCGCCGGGTTCGAGAGCGAGGCCCGCGCCCGCGCCGACACCCTCGGCATCCCCCTGTTCGTCCTCGACCTCACCGGCACCCCGCAGCCGGTGAACAGCCCGGCCGACGACCTCGACGCCACCGGGGTCTGAGCCCCCCCCTCGATGCCCCCAACGGCCTTGCTGAGGCCGGATATCCGCGTGCCCGAAGCGCACCCCCGTCGGATACTCGGCGGATGCGCATCCGCCCCGCCACCCCCGCCGAACTCCCCGCCCTGCGCGCCGTCGAGCGCGCCGCCGGCTCCCCCTTCCGCGCCTTCGGTATGGCCGAGATCGCGGACGACGAGCCCCCTGCCCTGGACCTACTGGAGCGGTACCGCCGAGCAGGCCACGCCTGGATCGCCGCCGCCACCGACGACGACCGTCCCCTCGCCTATCTGATCGCCGAACCGGTGGACGGCGCCCTCCACATCGAACAGGTCTCCGTCCACCCCGACTTCGCGCACCGCCGCATCGGCGAGGCCCTTCTCGCGTACGCCGCCGACCGCGCCCGCGACGAAGGCCTGGCCCACCTCACCCTGACGACGTTCGCCGAGGTCCCATGGAACGCGCCCTACTACGCCCGCCTGGGCTTCCGCACCCTCGACGAGGCCGAACTCACCCCGGGGCTACGGAAGATCCGCGCCACGGAGGCCGAGCAAGGCCTCGACCGCTGGCCCCGTGTCTGCATGCGCCGGCCCTGACCGGCGCCCGTCACGGTCACACCTCCCCGGCGTACCTCTCGCGCAGCTCCACCTTCCGCACCTTGCCCGACACCGTCATCGGGAAGGCGTCCAGCACCTGCAACCGGCTCGGGATCTTGTAGTGGGCCAACCGCCCCTCGCAGAAGGCCCGTAGCTCGGCGAGAGTGAGCGGTTCGGTCTCCTCGTGCGGGATGACACAGGCGAGGACCTCCTCGCCGTACCGCTCGTGCGGCACCCCGACCACCTGGACGTCGGAGATCTTCGGATGGCCGTACAGGAACTCCTCGATCTCGCGCGGGTAGATGTTCTCGCCGCCCCTGATGATCATGTCCTTGATGCGGCCGACGATCTCGACGTAGCCGTCCTCGCGCATCACCGCGAGGTCGCCGGTGTGCATCCAGCGGCCGGCGTCGACCGACTCGGCGGTCTTCTCGGGCTCCTGCCAGTAGCCGAGCATCACGCTGTAGCCGCGGGTGCACAACTCCCCTGCGCTGCCTCGCGGTTGGGTCACTCCGGTGGCCGGATCGACGACCTTCACCTCGATGTGCGGGAGGACCCGGCCGACCGTGCCGGTGCGGTGTTCGAGGTCGTCGTCCCGGCGGGTCTGCAGCGACACCGGGGAGGTCTCCGTCATGCCGTAACAGATGGACACCTCGGCCATGTGCATCTCGGCGACCACCCGTTTCATCACCTCGACCGGGCAGGGCGAGCCCGCCATGATGCCGGTGCGCAGGGACGACAGGTCGTACGTCGCGAAGTCCGGGAGGTTGAGCTCCGCGATGAACATCGTCGGTACGCCGTACAGCGAAGTACAGCGCTCCTGGGCCACCGCCCGCAGGGTCGCCGCCGGTTCGAAGGACGGCGCCGGGATCACGACGCACGCTCCGTGCGAGGTGGCCGCGAGGTTGCCCATCACCATGCCGAAGCAGTGGTAGAAGGGCACCGGGACGCACACCCGGTCCTGTTCGGTGTAGGCGATCAACTCCCCGACGAAATAACCGTTGTTGAGGATGTTGTGGTGGGAGAGCGTGGCCCCCTTCGGGAAGCCCGTCGTGCCCGAGGTGTACTGGATGTTGATCGGGTCGTCACAGGACAGCTCCGGGAACGGCACCGGGGTGCCGCGCGCGATCAGCGCGTCCCAGCTCGGGTCTCCGATGTACACGGCCTTCCTCAACTGCGGGCACCTGCCCCGCACTTCTTCGACCATCGCCCGGTAGTCACTCGCCTTGTGGCTGAGGGAGGCGAAGAGGAGCGAGATCCCGGCCTGATTGAGGACGTACTCGACCTCATGGGTGCGGTAGGCCGGATTGATGTTCACCATGATCGCGCCGATGCGCGCGGTGGCGTACTGGACCAGCACCCACTCGGGGCAGTTGATGGCCCAGATCCCCACCCGGTCGCCCTTGGCGACCCCGGCGGCGAGCAGCGCGTACGCCAACTCGTCGATGTCGGCGGCGAATTGGGCGTAGGTCCAGCGACGGCCCGACGGTACGTCGACGAGCGCCTCGCGGTCCGGCCAGGCGGCGACCGTCCGGTCCAGGTTGGCGCCGATGGTGTCCCCGAGCAGAGCTGTACCGCTCGTACCGTGCGTGTACGACGACTCGGTGGCCGTCAACTCCCCTTGGTTCACCGGAAGTCCTCCTCGCGGTACTCGTCCGTCGAGCCGGCCGCCGTCGCCTCGCGCAGTTCGATCCGGCGGATCTTGCCGGACACGGTCTTGGGCAGGTCACCGAACTCCAGGCGGCGCAGGCGCTTGTAGGGGGCGAGGGTCTCGCGGCTGTGCTCGAACAGCACCTTCGCGGTGTCGGGTCCCGCCTCCCAGCCCGCCGCGAGCACGACGTACGCCTTCGGGACGGCCAGGCGCAGTTCGTCCGGCGCGGGAACCACGGCGGCCTCCGCCACCGCCTCGTGCTCCAGCAGGGCGCTCTCCAGCTCGAAGGGGGAGATCTTGTAGTCGGAGGCCTTGAAGACGTCGTCGGCCCGGCCGACGTACGTGATGTAGCCGTCGCCGTCACGCGAACCGATGTCCCCCGTGCGGTAGAAGCCGCCTGCCATCGCCTCCGCCGTGAGGTCGGCGTCGCCGTGGTAGCCGGTCATCACGCCGACCGGGCGGGTGGACAGGTCGAGCGCGATCTCGCCCTCGGCCGCGCCCGGTTCGCCCGAGACGGGATCGAGAAGGACGACCCGGTAGCCGGGGCTCGGGCGGCCCATGGAGCCCGTCTTCAGCGGCTGGCCGGGGCTGTTGGAGACCTGGACGGCGGTCTCCGTCTGGCCGAAGCCGTCCCGGATCGTGACCCCCCAGGAGCGGCGCACCCGTTCGATGACCTCGGGGTTGAGCGGCTCCCCGGCGGCCACGGCCTCGCGCGGCGGGGTGCGCAGCTGGGTCAGGTCGGCCTGGATGAGCATGCGCCAGACGGTCGGTGGCGCGCAGAAGGAGGTGACGCCCGCGCGGTCCATCTCCGCCATCAGCCGGGTGGCGTCGAAGCGCGTGTAGTTGTGGATGAAGACGGTGGCCTCCGCGTTCCAGGGCGCGAAGAGGTTGGACCAGGCGTGCTTGGCCCAGCCGGGCGAGGAGATGTTCAGGTGGACGTCGCCGGGCTTGAGGCCGATCCAGTACATGGTCGCCAGGTGCCCGATCGGGTACGAGGCGTGGGTGTGTTCGACGAGTTTGGGGCGGGCGGTCGTGCCCGAGGTGAAGTAGAGCATCAGGGGGTCGTCGCAGTGGGTCGGCCCGTCCGGTGTGAACTCCGCGGGGGCGTCGTACGCGTCCTCGTACGACTGCCAGCCCTCGGGGGCGCCGCCCACCGCGATCCGGGTGTAGCGGCCGGGCACCTCGTCGAACTTGCCGGTGTCCTCGGCTCGGACGAGGACGTGGCCGACCCTGCCGCGGTCCACCCGGTCTCGCAGGTCGGCGGGGCCGAGCAGCGGGGTGGCGGGGATGACGACGGCGCCGATCTTCATCGCGGCGAGGGCCGTCTCCCACAGCTCGGTCTGGTTGCCGAGCATCACGAGGACTCGGTCCTCAGGTCGGATCCCGAGCCCGCGCAGCCAGTTGGCGACCCGGTTGGAGCGGGCCGACATGTCGGCGAAGGACACCCTGGCCTCTGAGCCGTCCTCCTCGACGATGTGCAGGGAGGTGCGGTCGTTCCCGTCCGCGATGACGTCGAACCAGTCCAGGGCCCAGTTGAAGCGCTCGGGGCGGGGCCAGCTGAATCCCTCGTACGCGGTGGCGTAGTCCTCGCGATGGGTCAGCAGGAAGTCCCGCGCCTCGCGGAAGCGCTCAGTCACCGTCGTCATCAGTCCTCCTCGATCCCGGACCATTGCCGGGCGACACTCTGACATCGTGTAATCCGTGATGCAGCTCTCACTACCCCCGAACGGGGGTGAGTGCGACGTGCGAGGGCGAACACACTCCGAACACACCACGAGCGGGCCGCGACGAAGGGGCGATGACGTGGCAGCAGACACGGCCGAGACGGCGGAGGTGCGCCGGGCGCTGGCCCGGCTGCGACGGGCGACCGGGCTGCCGGTCGCCTTCGGCGGGCTGATGGAACCCGGGCGCCGGCACATGCGCATCAGCGAACTCAGCGGCACCTCCACCCAGGCGCTGCGCGCACTCGCGGTGACCCCGGGCAACGGGCTGGGCGGCAGGACGGTGGCCCTGGCCCGCCCGTGCGCGGTGACGGACTACTCCGTCTCCCAGCAGATCAGCCACGAGTACGACATCCCGGTCGCCGCCGAGGGCCTGCGCTCCGTGGTCGCGGTCCCGGTCGTCGTACGGCGCCAGGTGCGCGGGGTCCTGTACGGCGCCCTGCGCACCGCCCAGCCTCTGGGTGACCGCACGATCGGCGCGGCGGTCGAGGCGGCCCGGGACGTGGAGCAGGCGCTTGTCGTACGGGACCAGGCGCGGGAGCTGCTGGCCGCGGCGCGTCCGGAGGCGTCCGCTGCCGGGGGGCCGGGCGGCGGGGCGTGGGAGCAGGTGCGGGAGGCGCACGCGGCGTTGCGTACGCTGGCGCCGCGCATCGCCGACCCGGAGCTGCGCAGTGCGCTGCTCGACGCGTGTGGCCTGCTGGCCGCCGGGCGGCCCGTGGCCGGGGTCGAGCTCGCTCCGCGCGAGCTGGACGTCCTGGCGTGTGTCGCCTCGGGGGCGTCCAACGCGGTCGCCGCGGACCGGCTGGGGCTGCGTCCGGAGACGGTGAAGGGGTATCTGCGCTCGGCGATGCGCAGGCTGGGCGCCCACTCGCGCGGGGAGGCGGTCGTCGCGGCGCGACGGGCGGGGCTGCTGCCCTGAAGGCCCCCGCCCCGGAGGGGTCCGTCGTCACGCTCCGCACACGTATACAGATAATTCACTCATAAGTGACTTGAATTTTCCCATGCCGCTACCGTCCTGTTATTCGGCTCACCACGCCGCAGGTCCGAATTTCAAAGATCTGTTGCCTAATATTGGGCCCCACACGACACAGGAGGGGAGCGGTGACCGTGCGACGGGACTTCCAGGAGTCTGGCCGATGCCGCTCTGACCTGCTCATAGGCCGGGACGAAGCACTCACAGCAGCGCGCGAGCAGCTTTCGCGCGGCGGCAGCGTACTACTGCACGGACCGGCCGGAATAGGAAAGTCGACCGTTCTGCGGACATTGGCCGCAGAATGTGGCGAATCGGTGCGGACTGTGTTGCGCTGCTCCGCCACCGAGTCCGAATCGCATCTTCCCTTCCTCGCACTCGCCGATCTTCTGGGGCTCGCCCTCGACGAGGTCTCCGGCCAGTTGCCCGTCGCCCAGCGTGTCGCCCTGGAGTCGGCGCTCACCGGCCGTGGCGAGTCCACGCTCCAGCGCGACGGGCTCGCCCTGCGGCTGGCCGTACTCTCCGCGCTGCGCGCGCTGGCCGCAAAAGGCCCCGTCCTCGTGGTCGCCGACGACCTCCAGTGGCTGGACACCGCGAGCACCGAACTGCTCGGTTTCGCCGCCCGCCGACTCGGCGACGACCCCGTCCGGATGCTGTTCGCGGGGCGGACGGACGGACAGCAGTACGACCGCTATCTACGCGCGTCCACACTCGACACCCTGGCGGTCCGGGTGAACCCGCTGACCCGCTCCCAGGTGGAGACACTCCTGGAGCACCGGGGCTACGACCTCCCGCGTTCCACCGTGCGGGAGATCCACCGCACCAGCGGCGGCAACCCGCTGTACGCCCTCGAACTGGGCCGGGCCCTGGCCGAGAACCCCACCCCTCCGCGCCCTGGCGAGCCGCTGCCGGTGCCGACCTCGCTGCGCGCCCTGGTCCTCAGCCGCCTGGAGATGCTGTCGGACGACGCCCGCCGCACCCTCCTCGTGGTGAGCGCAGGCGCCCGCCCCACCCTGGCCCTGCTGCACGCGGCCGGCCGGAAGAACGCCG
Protein-coding sequences here:
- a CDS encoding response regulator transcription factor, whose translation is MAADTAETAEVRRALARLRRATGLPVAFGGLMEPGRRHMRISELSGTSTQALRALAVTPGNGLGGRTVALARPCAVTDYSVSQQISHEYDIPVAAEGLRSVVAVPVVVRRQVRGVLYGALRTAQPLGDRTIGAAVEAARDVEQALVVRDQARELLAAARPEASAAGGPGGGAWEQVREAHAALRTLAPRIADPELRSALLDACGLLAAGRPVAGVELAPRELDVLACVASGASNAVAADRLGLRPETVKGYLRSAMRRLGAHSRGEAVVAARRAGLLP